The following are encoded together in the Populus trichocarpa isolate Nisqually-1 chromosome 5, P.trichocarpa_v4.1, whole genome shotgun sequence genome:
- the LOC18099511 gene encoding uncharacterized protein LOC18099511, whose product MDIPPNRTMSKNEAEKDQKDKIVKARANTNRVIISIYSESPRKRLQQKHNPATKKTMGTRGYDRRAQLLSYASELRCAGSEPMEWSRRNSRPRSKKWKWSSGPARIRESFLRMFQQKERQWVYERIVTEENGEAARMSGSKRINSRNQTGVSESRNPSFCKKLTCMIKELKCGLLCNKG is encoded by the exons ATGGATATACCTCCCAATAGAACCATGAGCAAAAACGAGGCAGAGAAGGATCAAAAGGATAAGATTGTGAAAGCAAGGGCCAACACCAACAGAGTAATCATCAGCATATACTCTGAATCTCCGAGAAAACGTTTACAACAAAAACATAATCCCGCCACCAAGAAAACCATGGGAACTCGTGGCTATGATCGCCGGGCTCAGCTTCTATCCTATGCCAGCGAGCTAAGATGCGCTGGTTCCGAGCCCATGGAGTGGTCCAGACGGAACTCTAGGCCGAGGTCAAAG AAATGGAAATGGTCAAGTGGACCAGCTAGGATTCGGGAATCATTTCTTAGAATGTTTCAGCAAAAAGAAAGGCAATGGGTGTACGAGCGAATTGTAACAGAAGAAAATGGTGAAGCAGCCCGGATGTCGGGTTCGAAACGCATTAATAGCAGGAACCAAACGGGAGTCTCCGAAAGCAGAAACCCCAGTTTTTGT AAGAAATTGACGTGTATGATCAAGGAATTAAAATGTGGATTGCTGTGCAACAAGGGGTAA
- the LOC7469127 gene encoding 30S ribosomal protein S13, chloroplastic — protein MAQTLAMPVVPSLSAICNGLKNTSLSSSISPPVSNPPKVCSLSIRCARVGGVEIPNSKRVEYSLQYIHGIGRSIARQILSDLTMENKITKDLSEDELITLRDEVSKYMIEGDLRRFNALNIRRLKEIQCYRGVRHIQGLPCRGQRTKNNCRTLKGKRVSIPGKKKAPR, from the exons ATGGCGCAAACACTGGCAATGCCTGTGGTACCCTCTCTTTCTGCAATATGCAACGGACTCAAGAATACTTCTCTCTCCAGCTCCATCTCTCCCCCTGTCTCAAACCCTCCTAAG GTTTGCAGCCTCAGCATACGATGTGCCCGTGTTGGAGGAGTGGAGATTCCTAATAGCAAGCGAGTCGAATACTCTCTTCAGTACATTCATGGAATTGGCCGCTCTATAGCTCGCCAAATCCTTTCTGATCTCACCATGGAAAACAAAATCACTAAGGACTTATCGGAGGATGAGCTCATTACTCTTCGTGATGAAGTTTCGAAGTACATGATCGAAGGAGATTTg AGGCGGTTTAATGCCCTCAATATAAGGAGGTTGAAGGAGATTCAGTGCTATAGAGGGGTCAGGCATATTCAGGGTTTGCCATGCAGGGGGCAGCGCACGAAGAACAATTGCCGGACCTTGAAGGGGAAGAGAGTTTCTATTCCAGGAAAGAAGAAAGCTCCTCGCTAA